One window of the Thermomicrobiales bacterium genome contains the following:
- a CDS encoding amino acid racemase — protein MHPADRRHKSQAPLAGRSDRPSSDGHSLRISQRLFDEIIEHLELMRPNEGCGLIAFTDDEPVQIYPGTNILDSPTRYRMDDAEVLEAVADMNARDWWLGAIFHSHPTSPPVPSSTDLREANWPDALMIIVSFQTDEPEARAYAIHDRGYTEIAIEVIPDRLDWLAPLRRWSTAYAGRWPAQSPLWQPVVAGFSTTNEDLEDDPLIDTFEPPRRAVIGILGGMGPLATADLYRKIIELTPADRDQSHIPVIIYADPRVPDRTDALLHGGESPIPWLVRGARALDALGADFIVVPCNTAHAFLDEVQPRVEPPILSMIDAAADEIRLDWPDAEIVGLLATSGTISAEIYQQALLARGIDAIVPDDDIQERCVMAAIRAVKAGRSVDEATALLVEAAEHLADRGAEVLLAACTEIPVALQQPNIETPLVDATLALARAAVQTALHLDGSAQWETSTTGWGLPDNAG, from the coding sequence ATGCATCCAGCTGATCGCCGACACAAATCACAGGCGCCGCTCGCCGGCCGCTCCGATCGACCATCGTCGGATGGTCATTCGTTGCGTATCTCCCAGCGCCTGTTCGACGAGATCATCGAGCATCTCGAGCTCATGCGCCCGAACGAGGGTTGCGGGCTGATTGCGTTCACAGACGACGAGCCGGTGCAGATCTACCCCGGCACGAACATCCTCGACAGCCCGACTCGCTACCGGATGGACGACGCCGAGGTTCTCGAAGCAGTAGCCGACATGAACGCGCGCGACTGGTGGCTCGGGGCGATCTTTCATTCCCACCCCACTTCGCCGCCGGTCCCGTCGTCAACCGATCTACGCGAGGCCAACTGGCCCGATGCGCTGATGATCATCGTCTCGTTTCAGACAGACGAGCCGGAAGCCCGCGCCTACGCGATCCACGACCGGGGATATACCGAGATCGCAATCGAGGTTATCCCGGATCGTCTCGACTGGCTCGCGCCACTGCGCCGCTGGTCGACCGCGTACGCCGGCCGCTGGCCCGCCCAATCTCCTCTCTGGCAACCGGTTGTCGCTGGCTTTTCGACGACAAACGAGGATCTTGAGGATGACCCGCTCATCGACACCTTCGAGCCGCCTCGGCGCGCGGTCATCGGCATCCTCGGCGGCATGGGACCACTCGCGACAGCTGACCTGTATCGGAAGATCATCGAGCTAACCCCGGCCGATCGCGACCAGAGCCATATCCCCGTCATCATCTACGCCGATCCACGCGTCCCCGATCGAACCGACGCGCTGCTGCACGGCGGCGAGAGCCCGATCCCGTGGCTTGTGCGTGGGGCGCGAGCGCTGGACGCGCTCGGCGCGGACTTCATCGTCGTGCCGTGCAATACGGCTCATGCGTTTCTTGACGAAGTCCAGCCACGAGTGGAGCCGCCGATTCTGAGCATGATCGACGCCGCCGCCGATGAGATTCGTCTCGATTGGCCAGACGCCGAGATCGTCGGGCTGCTGGCGACAAGCGGCACGATCTCCGCCGAGATCTATCAGCAAGCGCTGCTGGCACGCGGGATCGACGCAATCGTGCCGGATGACGACATCCAGGAGCGCTGCGTCATGGCCGCGATCCGGGCAGTCAAGGCCGGTCGGTCGGTGGACGAGGCGACCGCGCTGCTCGTGGAAGCAGCCGAACATCTCGCCGACCGTGGAGCTGAGGTGCTGCTGGCGGCCTGCACCGAGATTCCGGTCGCGCTCCAGCAGCCGAATATCGAAACACCGCTGGTCGACGCCACGCTCGCGCTAGCACGCGCTGCGGTGCAGACAGCACTCCATCTCGACGGTTCGGCCCAGTGGGAGACATCGACAACGGGTTGGGGGCTGCCGGACAACGCCGGATAG
- a CDS encoding DinB family protein, translating into MGNLPMMDEYEQITIRLAHMINYLSKRVTPQRDMSRVDRAPERGEWSVRQIVAHLRDTEARVYPKLFAIANYDFPDLRELPPPIVTTDNQEISIFTVMSQFRRLRQSTLSLLRALPDDAWIRAGTDIDNRTVTIRDLALSLQTHDAEHLAQIDQTLIARDALPHHVTPLVLS; encoded by the coding sequence ATGGGGAACCTGCCGATGATGGACGAGTACGAGCAGATTACGATCCGCCTGGCGCACATGATCAACTACCTGTCGAAGCGGGTTACACCCCAGCGCGACATGTCACGCGTGGATCGCGCTCCCGAGCGCGGAGAGTGGTCGGTTCGCCAGATCGTCGCTCACCTGCGCGACACCGAGGCACGCGTCTATCCAAAGCTGTTTGCAATCGCAAACTACGACTTCCCCGACCTGCGAGAGCTACCACCTCCAATCGTCACCACGGACAATCAGGAGATCTCGATCTTCACCGTCATGAGTCAATTCCGACGGCTCAGGCAGAGCACACTCTCTCTGTTGCGGGCGCTACCGGATGACGCCTGGATCCGCGCTGGCACTGATATCGATAACCGCACCGTAACGATCAGGGATCTGGCTCTCTCCCTGCAGACTCACGATGCCGAGCATCTCGCTCAGATCGACCAGACACTGATCGCACGCGACGCCCTGCCGCACCACGTCACGCCGCTCGTCCTCTCCTGA
- a CDS encoding methyltransferase domain-containing protein — MSSQPFRHTAEQVDRVKQSMRQAWNLPGAGYGEMAETLRPAVERLIDAAGIAPGARVLDGATGAGIAAIEAARRDAIVTGVDFAEELISVARELAGAAGQPAIHFDVGDIEDLPYDDASFDVVISSFGSIFAPRHDAVAYQLCRVLRPGGRLAFTAWLPEEPNCRLMTITARYTPPPPPGSFSVFDWSDPAHLDAMLGPYVEDISLIVDDVPWVASSPSDACDFLFQRALGPTMFVFQRLDLPQKLALHSDAIELLSTCMQADGTVRLSRPYVIVTARKPA, encoded by the coding sequence ATGAGCTCGCAGCCGTTTCGCCATACTGCCGAACAAGTCGACAGGGTCAAGCAGTCGATGCGTCAGGCCTGGAATTTGCCGGGCGCCGGATACGGTGAGATGGCGGAGACGCTTCGTCCAGCCGTCGAGCGACTGATCGACGCCGCCGGAATCGCGCCGGGCGCACGCGTGCTCGACGGCGCGACCGGCGCCGGGATCGCGGCGATCGAGGCGGCCCGTCGTGACGCTATCGTCACTGGCGTCGATTTCGCCGAGGAGCTGATCTCGGTGGCGCGAGAGCTGGCTGGCGCGGCCGGCCAGCCAGCGATCCATTTCGATGTCGGTGATATCGAGGATCTCCCGTACGACGACGCGTCGTTCGATGTCGTGATCTCCTCGTTCGGCTCAATCTTCGCCCCGCGTCATGATGCCGTCGCGTATCAGCTCTGCCGGGTCTTGCGGCCGGGTGGCCGGCTGGCCTTCACGGCGTGGCTGCCGGAGGAGCCGAACTGCCGGCTGATGACGATCACCGCGAGGTACACCCCGCCGCCGCCACCGGGCAGCTTCAGTGTTTTTGACTGGTCAGATCCAGCCCACCTCGACGCGATGCTCGGCCCGTACGTCGAAGACATTTCATTGATCGTGGACGACGTGCCGTGGGTGGCGTCATCGCCGTCGGACGCCTGCGACTTCCTGTTCCAGCGCGCGCTCGGTCCGACGATGTTCGTCTTCCAGCGGCTTGATCTACCGCAGAAGCTGGCGCTGCATTCGGATGCGATCGAGCTGCTCAGCACCTGTATGCAGGCGGACGGCACGGTCCGCCTCTCCCGGCCTTATGTCATCGTGACCGCTCGAAAGCCCGCATGA
- the typA gene encoding translational GTPase TypA: protein MTASSTTSTQPTTGQARQDLRNIAIIAHVDHGKTTLVDGLLKQTNTFRDPDAAGELIMDANDLERERGITILAKNTSIHWRGVKINVIDTPGHADFGGEVERVLNMADGCLLIVDAVEGPMPQTRTVLRQALGLGLRPIVVINKIDRPFARIADVVSQTQDLFLDLAIDAEQLDFPVIYAIAKQGRAGFTPDDLAPDFVPLFDTIVDHIPPPIVDIDGPLQLQVASLDYNPHRGRIAIGRIRRGRLHAGETLVQLGAGGEEDRQKVTWLATHEGLTRLEVAEAQAGDIVALTGFPAAHVSATLANPAAPEALPGIEIDEPTLKLTFGVNTSPFAGREGDYQTSRQLGERLRRELETNVALRVEPTSLPDVFSVSGRGELHLSILIETMRREGYEFQVSRPEVITREEDGETVEPVEQLVIDTTEEFVGAVTELVGGRRARMVDMVNDGRGNVRLEFEIPTRGLIGLRNEFLTRTKGNGSLSSRLIGFEQWQGAISSTRTGALVAWEAGTALSYGIAGAQERGMTFVSPGEEVYEGQIVGQHARGNDLAVNICKAKKLTNMRAASADANIRLTPPVILSLEQALDFLADDELLEVTPKAYRLRKRMLKEHERARAKKQAESREANRG, encoded by the coding sequence ATGACAGCATCCTCCACCACCTCGACTCAACCGACGACGGGCCAGGCCCGCCAGGACCTGCGCAATATCGCCATCATCGCCCACGTCGATCACGGCAAGACGACCCTGGTGGACGGGTTGCTGAAGCAGACCAATACGTTTCGTGATCCGGACGCCGCTGGCGAGCTGATCATGGACGCCAATGACCTCGAACGCGAGCGCGGTATCACGATTCTGGCCAAGAACACGTCGATCCACTGGCGCGGCGTCAAGATCAACGTCATCGACACTCCCGGCCACGCCGACTTCGGAGGAGAGGTCGAGCGCGTGCTGAACATGGCTGACGGGTGTCTGCTGATCGTCGACGCCGTCGAGGGGCCGATGCCGCAGACGCGGACAGTTCTCCGGCAGGCGCTCGGCCTCGGATTGCGGCCGATCGTCGTCATCAACAAGATCGATCGCCCGTTCGCCCGCATCGCGGATGTCGTCTCGCAGACTCAGGATCTGTTCCTCGACCTGGCAATCGACGCCGAGCAGCTCGACTTCCCTGTCATTTACGCGATTGCCAAGCAGGGCCGTGCCGGCTTTACGCCGGACGATCTCGCTCCCGATTTCGTGCCGCTCTTCGACACGATCGTCGATCACATCCCCCCGCCGATTGTTGACATCGACGGGCCACTCCAGCTACAGGTCGCGTCGCTCGATTACAACCCACATCGGGGCCGGATCGCGATCGGCCGCATCCGCCGTGGCCGGCTGCACGCCGGGGAGACGCTCGTCCAGCTCGGCGCGGGCGGAGAAGAAGATCGACAGAAGGTGACATGGCTGGCAACCCACGAGGGGTTGACGCGGCTCGAGGTTGCCGAGGCGCAGGCCGGCGACATCGTCGCCCTCACCGGCTTTCCTGCAGCACACGTCAGCGCAACGCTTGCCAATCCGGCAGCGCCAGAGGCACTACCCGGCATCGAGATCGATGAGCCGACACTGAAGTTGACGTTTGGGGTCAACACATCTCCATTCGCCGGCCGAGAGGGGGACTACCAGACCTCCCGCCAGCTCGGCGAGCGGCTACGACGCGAGCTGGAGACGAACGTCGCCCTGCGCGTCGAGCCGACCAGTCTGCCAGATGTGTTCTCCGTTTCCGGCCGCGGCGAGCTGCACTTGTCGATCCTGATCGAGACGATGCGCCGCGAAGGGTACGAGTTCCAGGTCTCGCGTCCTGAGGTCATCACCCGGGAAGAGGACGGCGAGACTGTCGAGCCGGTCGAGCAGCTGGTGATCGACACGACCGAGGAGTTCGTCGGCGCGGTCACCGAGCTGGTCGGCGGACGTCGAGCGCGGATGGTCGACATGGTCAACGACGGGCGTGGCAATGTCCGACTGGAGTTCGAAATCCCGACACGCGGGCTGATCGGGCTGCGCAACGAATTTCTCACGCGGACAAAGGGGAACGGATCGCTCTCCTCTCGTCTGATCGGCTTCGAGCAGTGGCAGGGGGCAATCTCCTCGACGCGGACTGGCGCGCTGGTCGCATGGGAGGCCGGCACTGCCCTCTCCTATGGCATCGCTGGCGCACAGGAACGTGGCATGACCTTCGTGTCTCCTGGCGAGGAAGTCTACGAAGGCCAGATCGTCGGCCAGCACGCGCGTGGCAACGATCTGGCGGTAAATATCTGCAAGGCCAAGAAGCTGACCAACATGCGTGCCGCAAGCGCCGACGCCAACATTCGGCTGACCCCGCCCGTCATCCTCTCACTCGAGCAGGCACTCGACTTCCTGGCCGACGACGAGCTACTCGAAGTCACACCCAAGGCATACCGCCTGCGCAAGCGCATGCTGAAGGAGCACGAACGCGCTCGCGCGAAGAAGCAGGCCGAGTCACGCGAGGCGAACCGGGGGTAG
- a CDS encoding DUF5615 family PIN-like protein → MDHHVPRAVPSALLSRRVDVITAAENAATEIDDSRLLDRATALGRVLFSQDTDLLVEATRRQRDGVSFGGVIFAHQLRVSVAGCISDLELIAKAGNQPDFVNRVVFLPL, encoded by the coding sequence ATGGATCACCACGTTCCACGAGCAGTGCCGTCGGCGTTATTATCGCGGCGAGTTGACGTCATCACAGCTGCCGAGAATGCGGCAACAGAGATTGACGACTCACGGTTGCTCGACCGTGCGACAGCGCTTGGACGTGTTCTGTTCTCGCAAGATACCGATCTGCTCGTCGAAGCAACACGACGACAGCGCGATGGCGTTTCGTTCGGAGGCGTTATCTTCGCTCACCAACTGCGAGTGTCGGTTGCGGGATGTATCTCTGATCTGGAGCTGATTGCTAAGGCCGGCAATCAGCCCGATTTCGTGAATCGCGTCGTGTTTCTCCCGCTGTGA
- a CDS encoding DUF433 domain-containing protein yields the protein MGVSTTETRYEHIVLDDGRVPRIAGTTMKVSELVTAQKAYGWSPDELAFQFPHLTLGQIHSALAYYWDHQQELDDEIARGLALVDELCRETVEPPFVAALRDFRLR from the coding sequence ATGGGCGTGTCTACAACAGAAACACGTTATGAGCACATCGTCCTTGATGATGGCCGGGTACCACGCATTGCTGGCACGACGATGAAGGTTTCCGAACTCGTGACAGCACAGAAAGCATATGGCTGGAGCCCGGATGAGTTGGCTTTTCAGTTCCCTCATCTGACGCTCGGCCAGATTCACTCGGCGTTGGCCTATTACTGGGATCATCAGCAGGAGCTCGATGACGAGATCGCGCGCGGCCTGGCTCTGGTGGACGAACTTTGTCGGGAGACGGTGGAACCACCATTCGTCGCCGCACTTCGCGATTTCCGATTGCGCTGA
- a CDS encoding aromatic ring-opening dioxygenase subunit LigB, with translation MPIVAGAVAPHGFPIIPELSEDAEGALTTRASMQQMQREFAAAKPDVVVISTPHGFRVNGFISIADCARGAGAMALGDRKVEMNVPFDLRLADAIVERARAAEIPVAQVGYGGSNRTQSIMPLDWGTMTPLWFAGQDRNLPGKGHVLAALLDGLPEDEGPAAVVVQPSRLLPKEVNIAFGKAVAEAAEADERRIAFIASCDWAHRHDPNHANGYHPDAKRVDDAVVQAIKDDDILGLLKLDDETISNAAIDGLWQLLMLEGVKQVVPMKGTFLSYEAPTYYGMMVATYQRT, from the coding sequence ATGCCGATTGTTGCCGGCGCGGTAGCGCCACACGGATTTCCGATTATCCCCGAACTGAGCGAGGACGCCGAGGGGGCGTTGACAACACGCGCGTCGATGCAGCAGATGCAGCGCGAGTTCGCCGCGGCGAAGCCGGATGTCGTCGTTATCTCGACACCACACGGGTTTCGAGTGAATGGCTTCATCTCGATTGCAGACTGCGCCCGCGGAGCCGGCGCGATGGCGCTCGGCGACCGCAAGGTCGAGATGAACGTGCCGTTCGACCTGCGGCTGGCCGATGCGATCGTCGAGCGGGCGCGGGCGGCGGAGATACCGGTGGCCCAGGTCGGCTACGGGGGCTCGAACCGGACTCAGAGCATCATGCCGCTGGACTGGGGCACGATGACCCCGCTCTGGTTTGCCGGCCAGGATCGCAACCTGCCGGGCAAGGGGCATGTCCTCGCTGCCCTCCTCGATGGGCTGCCGGAGGATGAGGGGCCGGCCGCCGTTGTCGTCCAGCCATCGCGGCTGCTGCCGAAGGAAGTCAACATCGCGTTCGGCAAGGCGGTCGCTGAGGCGGCCGAGGCAGACGAGCGCCGGATTGCGTTCATTGCCTCCTGCGATTGGGCGCACCGCCACGACCCCAATCACGCCAACGGTTATCACCCTGACGCGAAGCGGGTCGATGACGCGGTCGTCCAGGCGATCAAGGATGACGACATCCTCGGTCTGCTGAAGCTCGACGACGAGACGATCTCCAACGCCGCCATCGACGGCCTCTGGCAGCTGCTGATGCTGGAGGGAGTCAAGCAGGTCGTGCCGATGAAGGGGACATTCCTGTCCTACGAGGCCCCGACGTACTACGGGATGATGGTGGCGACGTATCAGCGGACATAA
- a CDS encoding HD domain-containing protein, translating to MTADQDPPDSPARSPRLGERPVRPELAPRPDPAPDIVTFDLVRSDPEVVALIEQANKSLGVLGYTEHGVRHVTLVSRIARNVLRYLGYDSEYQELASIAGYLHDVGNVISRYDHAYTSALLAHDILIRMGMPPTDVAIIMGAIGSHGDDSGRLGEAVHPVGAALILADKSDVHRSRVRNPDLNAFDQHDRVNYAAQTSFLRVDEPEKTITLELAIDTSVAQVMHYFEIFLPRMLMSRRAAEFLGCEFHITINGVTLL from the coding sequence ATGACTGCAGACCAGGACCCGCCGGATTCGCCAGCGCGCAGCCCTCGGCTGGGGGAGCGTCCGGTCCGACCGGAGCTTGCGCCGCGCCCTGACCCCGCGCCAGACATCGTCACGTTCGATCTCGTCCGCAGCGATCCCGAAGTCGTCGCGTTGATCGAGCAGGCGAACAAGAGCCTCGGCGTGTTGGGCTACACCGAGCACGGCGTTCGCCATGTGACGCTGGTCTCCAGGATCGCTCGGAATGTGCTGCGGTATCTTGGCTACGACAGCGAGTATCAGGAGCTGGCGTCAATAGCGGGCTACTTGCACGATGTTGGCAATGTCATCAGCCGCTACGACCACGCGTATACGAGCGCATTGCTTGCTCACGATATTCTCATCCGGATGGGTATGCCGCCGACCGACGTGGCCATCATCATGGGCGCGATCGGCAGCCACGGCGATGATTCCGGCCGGCTTGGCGAGGCGGTTCACCCGGTCGGCGCGGCACTGATCCTGGCCGATAAATCCGACGTGCATCGTTCGCGCGTCCGCAATCCGGATCTGAATGCGTTCGACCAGCACGACCGCGTCAACTACGCTGCCCAGACGTCGTTTCTGCGAGTAGACGAGCCGGAGAAGACAATCACGCTGGAGTTGGCGATCGACACCTCGGTTGCCCAGGTGATGCACTACTTCGAGATCTTCCTGCCGCGTATGCTGATGAGCCGCCGCGCCGCTGAGTTCCTCGGCTGCGAGTTCCACATCACAATCAACGGAGTAACGTTGTTGTGA
- a CDS encoding nitroreductase family protein, whose protein sequence is MFGSVLFCREPAIFAGNTREQGNDSPIRRALTDWRGPMNPGDDTLPLLGPIVDRYSSRRFAATPLATEIVETLLEAARWAPSYGNRQPTRYIVASHPETLAAVHEALTRGNAYLRAAPVLIAVCGRPEDAQIVDGKEYYLLDAGLGIENLLLQAFAMDLHAHSVGGFDEGKVRAALGIPEDVRVLALVGIGHAGRLEDLDERTLERELRERTRKPREEVRAWERWSW, encoded by the coding sequence TTGTTCGGGAGCGTCCTATTCTGCCGCGAGCCAGCGATCTTTGCCGGCAACACCAGGGAGCAGGGCAATGATTCACCGATCCGCCGCGCACTCACCGACTGGCGTGGCCCGATGAATCCTGGCGACGACACGCTACCGCTGCTGGGGCCGATCGTCGATCGCTATAGCAGCCGTCGGTTCGCGGCGACGCCGCTGGCTACGGAGATCGTTGAGACGCTGCTGGAGGCGGCGCGCTGGGCCCCTTCCTACGGCAATCGACAGCCGACACGGTATATCGTCGCCAGCCATCCGGAGACGCTGGCCGCCGTCCACGAGGCGCTGACCCGCGGCAACGCCTACTTGCGCGCCGCGCCGGTGCTGATCGCTGTTTGCGGCCGGCCGGAAGATGCCCAGATCGTCGACGGCAAGGAGTACTATCTGCTCGACGCTGGCCTCGGTATCGAGAACCTGCTGCTCCAGGCGTTCGCGATGGACCTCCATGCGCATTCGGTGGGTGGGTTCGACGAGGGGAAGGTTCGCGCCGCGCTCGGCATTCCGGAGGATGTCCGGGTGTTGGCACTGGTCGGCATCGGACACGCTGGCCGGCTGGAGGATCTCGACGAGCGCACTCTGGAGCGCGAACTCCGCGAGCGGACCCGCAAGCCGCGCGAGGAGGTGCGTGCCTGGGAGCGCTGGAGCTGGTAG
- a CDS encoding FAD-binding oxidoreductase: MASGADVVVVGGGVIGSSIAYQLAKRGIGVTLVEAREVACAASGASAGGVRQQGRDPRELEIAKRAISMWPTLSDELGADLDYHQDGHLTLVEREADLPEIEQRVAEQQAAGLGIKMLYGDEVRAVAPGAHESMLAGAYCPTDGHANPISATKAFAAAAVRAGATLRERTPVIGLLTDSGRVRGIMTPDGEIEAGWVINAAGAWSPKICAMAGFDVPIEAVAPQMMLTTPLPHGLDPVVGCVGRPLSLKQLSNGKYLIGGGWPATVYLDQAKPIGLNQYSSIVGSAKASSGVWPILRQTQVQRVWAGLEAKAEDVVPILGAVTPIDRFIMASGFSGHGFALAPYIGVLMADLVATGATAIPIDDLALSRFA, encoded by the coding sequence ATGGCTAGCGGAGCAGACGTCGTCGTTGTCGGTGGCGGGGTGATCGGCAGCTCGATCGCCTATCAGCTCGCGAAGCGGGGCATCGGGGTGACGCTTGTCGAGGCGCGCGAAGTTGCCTGTGCTGCCTCTGGCGCAAGCGCCGGTGGTGTCCGCCAGCAAGGCCGCGACCCGCGTGAGCTGGAGATCGCCAAGCGCGCGATCTCCATGTGGCCAACCCTCTCCGACGAGCTGGGCGCCGACCTCGATTACCACCAGGACGGCCATCTGACACTGGTGGAACGCGAGGCGGACCTGCCGGAGATCGAACAACGCGTCGCCGAGCAGCAGGCGGCCGGGCTGGGAATCAAGATGCTCTATGGCGATGAGGTGCGCGCGGTTGCGCCCGGCGCCCATGAGTCGATGCTGGCCGGCGCGTACTGCCCGACCGATGGCCACGCCAACCCAATCTCGGCAACCAAGGCGTTCGCCGCCGCGGCCGTTCGCGCAGGCGCGACGCTGCGCGAGCGCACTCCAGTCATTGGCCTGCTGACTGATTCCGGCCGGGTGCGTGGCATTATGACGCCCGATGGTGAGATCGAAGCGGGCTGGGTGATCAACGCGGCTGGGGCCTGGAGCCCGAAGATCTGCGCGATGGCGGGGTTCGATGTGCCGATCGAGGCGGTCGCTCCGCAGATGATGCTGACGACGCCGCTACCGCATGGGCTCGACCCGGTCGTCGGCTGCGTCGGCCGGCCGCTCAGCCTCAAGCAGCTCAGCAACGGTAAGTACCTGATCGGTGGCGGATGGCCGGCGACCGTCTATCTCGACCAGGCGAAGCCGATCGGCCTCAACCAGTACTCGAGCATCGTCGGCAGCGCCAAGGCGTCCTCCGGCGTCTGGCCGATCCTGCGTCAGACGCAGGTGCAGCGTGTCTGGGCCGGGTTGGAGGCGAAGGCAGAGGACGTCGTCCCGATTCTCGGCGCGGTTACGCCGATCGATCGGTTCATCATGGCCAGCGGCTTCTCCGGCCACGGCTTCGCGCTGGCGCCCTACATCGGTGTCCTGATGGCGGATCTTGTCGCGACTGGCGCGACGGCGATCCCGATCGACGACCTGGCGCTGTCGCGCTTCGCCTGA
- a CDS encoding ABC transporter ATP-binding protein codes for MTSITFEHVTKRFPGANAPAIADVSFDVPSGAICMLLGTSGSGKTTLLRMVNRLGDPTSGQVLIDGIPTVEQDAIALRRRVGYVIQQVGLLPHLTVAENVRIVPAIIGDRSPASHQRVDALLEQVGLPPDEYRARYPAQLSGGQAQRVGLARALAADPSLLLMDEPFGALDAITRHRMQDELLNIQRTMQKTLLFVTHDVDEAFKLGDHIAVLSEGRLEQVGSPVELLAAPATPFVSRLVGADNILRQFEYLPVTTALEPGIAPDALAERIPASETLLPAVLRMMRSGQSTLAVEADGEIRGVVTLAGISRSVRARGGDISESGHL; via the coding sequence GTGACCAGCATCACGTTCGAACACGTGACGAAGCGCTTCCCCGGGGCGAACGCGCCTGCGATCGCCGATGTTTCGTTTGATGTGCCATCGGGCGCTATCTGCATGCTGCTTGGCACGTCGGGTTCGGGCAAGACGACGCTGCTTCGAATGGTCAACCGGCTAGGGGACCCAACATCTGGTCAGGTCCTGATCGACGGCATCCCGACGGTCGAGCAGGACGCGATCGCGCTACGTCGTCGGGTTGGCTACGTTATCCAGCAGGTCGGACTGTTGCCACACCTGACCGTCGCCGAGAACGTGCGGATTGTGCCGGCGATCATCGGAGACCGCTCGCCGGCCTCGCACCAGCGCGTGGATGCGCTACTGGAACAGGTTGGGCTCCCACCCGACGAGTATCGAGCGCGCTACCCGGCACAGCTGAGCGGCGGGCAGGCGCAACGGGTCGGGCTGGCCCGCGCATTGGCGGCCGATCCGTCCTTGCTTCTGATGGATGAGCCATTCGGCGCGCTGGACGCGATAACACGTCACCGGATGCAGGACGAGCTGCTGAACATTCAACGGACGATGCAGAAGACGCTTCTCTTCGTGACGCACGATGTCGATGAAGCATTCAAGCTCGGCGACCATATCGCGGTGCTATCCGAAGGACGCCTCGAGCAGGTCGGCTCGCCGGTCGAGCTCCTTGCCGCGCCGGCCACGCCCTTCGTGAGCCGCCTCGTCGGCGCCGACAACATTCTGCGCCAGTTCGAGTACTTGCCAGTCACGACGGCACTCGAGCCCGGCATCGCGCCTGATGCCCTCGCCGAGCGCATCCCGGCGAGCGAGACGCTCCTGCCCGCGGTGCTGCGGATGATGCGGTCGGGTCAATCGACGCTGGCGGTTGAAGCGGATGGTGAGATCCGGGGCGTCGTCACGCTGGCCGGTATCTCCCGTTCGGTCCGGGCGCGCGGCGGCGACATCTCCGAATCGGGCCACCTGTGA
- a CDS encoding ABC transporter permease, whose protein sequence is MSYLLDAGHWSWSDPTSIGRLLIDHLILTGLSMMIAMAIAVPLGLIAARYRRLYLPVITAAGIIYTLPSLAFMAALIPFTGLSSATVVIPLVLYAQVVLIRNIVAAIDAVDPGLVDIGRAMGMDSRQIQRYVILPLALPVIVAGLRVATVTTIGIATIAPLFGVRNLGYLIFQGFNTSYKEQVMAGVIAVSALAIIADVGLLLAQRAVQRGRQTSVVARG, encoded by the coding sequence GTGAGCTATCTCCTGGACGCTGGTCACTGGAGCTGGTCCGATCCAACCAGCATCGGCCGGCTGCTCATCGACCACCTCATCCTGACCGGTCTGAGCATGATGATCGCCATGGCGATTGCCGTTCCGCTCGGCCTGATCGCAGCGCGGTACCGGCGCCTCTACCTGCCGGTTATCACCGCTGCCGGGATCATCTACACCTTGCCAAGCCTGGCCTTCATGGCAGCGCTGATACCGTTCACCGGGCTTTCATCGGCGACAGTCGTCATCCCGCTCGTGCTCTACGCACAGGTCGTTCTGATTCGCAACATCGTTGCGGCGATCGACGCGGTTGATCCCGGCCTCGTCGATATCGGACGAGCGATGGGCATGGATAGCCGGCAGATTCAGCGCTACGTCATCCTGCCGCTTGCCCTGCCTGTCATCGTCGCCGGCCTTCGTGTGGCGACAGTCACGACCATTGGCATCGCGACAATCGCGCCGCTCTTTGGGGTTCGCAACCTCGGCTATCTGATCTTCCAGGGCTTCAACACGAGCTACAAGGAGCAGGTGATGGCTGGTGTCATCGCCGTATCGGCGCTCGCCATCATCGCTGACGTGGGGTTGTTGCTGGCTCAGCGGGCGGTCCAGCGAGGTCGACAAACGAGCGTCGTGGCGCGAGGCTGA